TTCTCTCcttatcattattttatcaGAATGATAGAGAAATGTCATTATTTGGTCAAAAGTCACACATTCTTTTGTGTTATGCTATGATGGTCAGACTATCCTAGTCTTTTACACAATATGATGACCGTCACCAGCCACAGATTGAAGGTTCAATATTGAAATGGTCGATAATAGACATAAGAATTTAAGtatatttaactaaaattttcttctttaggATTGATAATTGTAGATGCCATaagaattattttcttaatcagATGTCTTTAGTTTCATCTTTCATGTAACCACTTCTTACTACAGAAGAAACAATGAGTTTCTAGTTTTAATAGCTTATGGGATTGTCCATTACGAAAGACGTGTATAAAATAGTAGGCTAGAATCCTGAATCCGATGTGAAATATTAACCTGTCTGCTAAGAGGGCTAACTATCTGAGATACCAGAAATATGCCAAAGTTGGCTAGGATGAATGATTGTTAGAAGGATAATCCCAAGAAACTCGGTGCAGTTTAGTGCTACGTATTgccatttcaaaaaataataccACAGTATTGCTTCCTTAGAGgtgttttttaatatttataaagtagGAACCATTGACATATCTTCTTCCGCTTTTATGGCTGTAGCTTTCAATCGTTAATGCAAATAATCCTGTTCTTTAAGgatatatgtttaattttacaTTATGAAACTTGCAGTTCTGATGCTTCATGAGCATGCTGCTCCTGTGCTTTCTTCAGTGCCCCATACTTATTTGGGTCGATATGTTCCTGCATCAGCTATCGGTCCGGAGCAGCAGTTTGAGAATCGGCTGCAATTGCACCTAGTAAAGGAAGAGAAAACATCCCTGGTGAGACTCTTAGTTTTTTTGACTTAGAATTTAAAAACATTCGATGTTGTTTCATTGTATTATGGTTCTTAGGTAGGTGGTAGCGACATTATGTGCATACAACATTCTGTCTTCTTCTGATCACTAATTTAAAGTGGCTCTGATTTTTCTTGCTGAAGGCAACAATAGATAGGAGGCTTGTGGAAGCTGCATCCTCAGAATTGGAAGAGAATGATGCTGTTGATTCAGAGCAAAATATAAATGCTTTGCAAGTGCAGCTACTTCATTGGCCTGGTCCATCATATTCGTAAGATGAAGTGATTACATCTGTTGATTTTAGTATTTGTGTAAATAGCATTCTTTCTAGTGCAGTCATTTCATTAGTTCACTTTGTGGTTTTGCTGTTAGGTTTCCCCCGTATTATCTGAAGGGAAAAGGACCATTATCTCCAAATAAGGAACCTCTTCACAGTAAGGGAGATAAATTAATGAACTTTGAACCACACAGTGTGGTTGCTCTTGCCAGAAAAGCTTTGTTGGCATCAAAAGAGGCAGCTTTATTAGCTGAAGACTCCAAATTACTTGATGATTCTCATTTTCCAAAGTATGTTCCTTTGTCCGTCTTGATAATATCCTTGTTTATTTTCACACCTGCTAGtagtattagtattattttcggtatttttattattttactatttccGTATTTCTCAATCTTAAGTTTTCTATTGCTACTTGCTGTCTCTTATGCCTCTATTTTCTTACTATCGTGTTTTTGATACTGCTCATGTCTTCATAAATGTTGTGTTTTTGCATTCTTTGAGCTGAGGGTCTCTCTACGTGACAAGGTAGTGGTAAGGTccatacactctaccctccccagatCCTGCTTGTGTTTTTGCTTATGTTTTCATTTTGACAGTTATCTTCAATCTTCATAACTTATCTCCTGTCTGATTGATTTTCAGTTTCCTATCCACGAATTTGGTTGATGATAAACTGAAAGAGCAACGTACAGTAAGATCAACACGTTTTATAGAGAGGCAGTCTAGAAAAAGGGGAGCTCCAAAGCCAATACAAGAAGTTCAGGAGACAAATAATCGTTCAGGCAGGCCAGATGTGCGGAGAAAAGTGAACGAATCTATTGATCTAAATGATCCTCTTCGAATGTTCCTATGGGGTCCCGAAACTAAACAACTTTTAACCGCCAAAGAGGAGTCTGAATTGATTGTCAAGATACAGGTATTTTGCTCTTCTTGTCTCTGTTCCTGTAGAAATTGTTTTTTCACAAAGAAAAAAGGAGTTAAATCAATATCCGGTCATGTTTCAGATCTCCATGAAATTACAAGAAGTAAAGCATCAGCTTCAGATTCAGTTTGCTCGTGAACCAACATCGCTTGAGTGGGCCGAAGCTGCAGGGATTACTTCTCGAGAATTGAAATCACAACTTCTTTCCGGCAAGAGCAGCCGTGAGAAATTAATTAATGCCAATTTGCGGATGGTGGTTCATATTGCTAAGCAATATCAAGGACGTGGTCTCAACCTTCAGGATCTATTGCAGGTGAATGGATATTTATGTACATAAGATACTCATCGTTTGTCCACTATTCTAAGTCTTAAGATATGTTTGTATAGCTATGTTATGTCAAGGGTGTTCTCTAGCCTTCAGGATCTTGCATGTTTATGAACATAAGATTTACATTCTTTGTCCCCATTTTGAGTTAGAATCCGGCGTTAGATAAAATGAGAGAAGATTTGTTGAGATGGTATGGTCATGTCCTGCGTCGATCACTGGATGCACTAATCCGTAGATGTGAAACCATTGCGAGTGAAGGCGTTAAAAGAGGGAGGTAGACCTAAAATCAATTGGAGGAAGTTCTCTCAAAGGATCTACAATTTCTTCGGATTCATGCTCTGACTTAGCAAAAGATGGGGCaaaattgaaggaaaattttTATGCAGGAGATACCTATTCGTTGAGAATATGTTTTAATCGgcttttatttattatcctaCGTTTTTCTAGGAGTTGTTTAGCCTTTCAGAGGTATATCCGCATATATTGTTGTGTTAGAATCCCGAAGTGTTTGGTTACACATTTGATTCTACAATCAAAGTGTCAGAGATATTTTTCGAAAGTGTTGTGTGTGTGTAGGGTGGGGGGGCTGTGCAGCTTGCTTAATCACTTCTAACATTAAGAAGATGCAGTTTTATTATATTGAGGTTTACCAGCTGATGGATTGGGTGGTTGCAGGAGGGAAGCATGGGACTTATGAAAAGTGTCGAGAAGTTCAAACCTCAAGCTGGTTGTCGATTTCCTACCTATGCATACTGGTGGATAAGGCAATCAGTTAGGAAGGCCATATTTCAACACTCTAGGACAATCCGTTTGCCCGTAAGGATCTCTTTTTCTCCCATCAAAATGGCCTCTTATTGAAGCACATTCTATATCTGTTATCTAAGTAGCTGATCTGCACAAACTGGAATTGCAGGAAAATGTGTATGCGCTTCTGTCTAAAGTAAAAGATGCCAAAAGAGAATGCATTCAACAAGGCAATCGTCATCCAACCAAAGAAGACATTGCATCATGTGCTGGAATGAGTGTGGAAAGGTTGCAGAATCTGCTTTCAAATGTTAGAACACCACTTTCAATGCAACAGTCAGTGTGGTCAGATCAAGATACTACTTTCCAGGTGATGATTCGTTGCACCACTTCATGCTTTTTGAGGAACTTACTAAGTAAATCACAATCAGGATGATTTCTTTTCATTCGTCCAAGCCTTTTTTGACTTGCATGTCATACTGGTAGTCCAAGGGGATATAAAATCTGGTAGAAAATAGGTCTATTGCCAGAGGACTTAATAATTAGCAAGTGTTTTCCGTGTTTATGACTTTTCTTTGCTGTCTGCAACCCTTTCTTAGAAACTCTTCCCTAGAACTACTCCGCGCTTTTGACTATGTGCTATTGAATGTTATCTTGCTTTCCTGTGAGGTAGGATAGGTGGGAGTATTCGGGTACCTACTCTCTTACTAATAGTATTAGCACTATTCTcgttgtttattgttttttgatTTGTTGTTATCATCTGTGATTTCTATGCTTCGGTTATTGCACTAGTTCatgttgttattgttctttCTCTGTAGCGCTATATTTTTAGTTGCTATTACTGCATTTCATTTCTGCATTCTCCTTAGAAATTACTTTGAGATGCTTTAGCCTTTACTTGAGCAGAGGGTCTATTGGAAATAACTTCTCTATCTCTAGTACACTTCAACTTTTCCCAAACCCCACTCGGATACTCCGCTTGTCAGATTACTTCGATCATGTTTTGGCGATTGCTAAAGAGAGGATATCATTTTTCTCAATCCAGGAAATCACTGCTGACAATGCAATTGAAGCACCAGAACTGAGTGTATCAAAACAACTTATGAGGCGTCACATACGCGGCCTCCTAAATGTCCTGAGCCCAAAGGAAAGGAAAATAATCCGACTTAGATTTGGCATTGGAGATGGCAAACCAAAGTCTCTATCCGAAATAGGCACTGTTTTTGGACTGTCAAAGGAACGAGTACGACAACTAGAGACCCGAGCACTATACAAGCTAAAGCAGAATCTTAACAAGCATGGCCTCGATGCATATTCCGATTTGCTCTTTTAGATCACAGTCTCTTCAATTTACATAAAACGACTCGAGTTGTTACTGTGGCTGATGTAGCAGATGTTACTTTGAAATCAACAGTAGATACAAGTTGCTAACATCCGTGTAAGTATGGAGCAAACATTCAAATTCCAGCGGAGACAAAAATACCAGGTGATTCTTCCCATCTATCTTAGCCTTGATCGACAAAGTTGCATGTCATATACCTATTGCTGATGGGAGTTGATAGGTATCCCGTAGAGTCAGTCGAGGTGCGTGAAAGCTGACCTGGACGTCCGGAAAAAAATATGAGATAAATGTTCAGCTGTTTTTAGTTTTGCTTTACAAAGTACTTGTGAACATGTTATTCCTGTTCTTACCTTTTTTATCTTGTAAAGTATCAAGTtgtaaatcttttttttcatcctgacatttatttaaatacaagttttttttttcgaaaagtTGAGTGAGCAAACACATGAAATAAAGCTAATTAATTCATACGCAATTATTATCCTTATCTTATGTATCGAACGATTTCTATATTAGTACTTATAGCAATCATTAATCATGAAAAAAAGAcacatcatttttcaaataaacaaaaatagaacTTCTAAAAAAGAGAAGAACCTCAAAAGAGTCAAACAACTAACCCAATAATGTccatttttcaataaattaattaatggaaTCAGACAGCTGGGCACACTTTTGTTTACTAACCACAATAATAGATATTACCAATCTTatgaaaaatagttttatacattttttaagtGTAAAATTATTCGCGTGTGAAATttgatattataaaatttataaaataatatttgaaaattttccattattaaattctataaaacattatattatcttacatacaAGATTACATAATAACGagaattaataataaagaaaaatgtaaattataacatcttatcatttatccttcAATCAATcgtttttaatttgattttataatttttccttttacttCTGAAAGTATtactatttgatatttttgaaaaattagatgaacatcaacatgagatattaaatttttcaataaataaattaacttatttgtaccaataaacatttataacaataactttatAGAAGcacaaacaacaaaatttaaaatatgtactcaaaaacaaacaattaatattcataagtatataataataacaatataaaaaaatataccaggatctataacaataaaatgaaacagaaaggaaaaaattaagtTCATTTGATGCACAATATCactttaagaaaaattattttcctctaGTACCCAATGTTTAAAGAAATAGATCCTCTCGAGATAGAACGATTCTATTCACAAGTATATTAATACAAAATCAATAGTGTCAGTGAGCCATTCAACAGAagcaaagtacacaaatatttaattgtacaaaagaagaagaaaaagaagttcagaatttttattgttttaaaatgagagaaaatccctTTATTTATAAAAGGATAATgtcaacaaatatttattgtgccttattaGAAATGTCACAACTCTTCGAAAAAATTACAATCTAGCCACCTTGATACAAGAGGGTTCATTCAAACCCCATTTAACGaaaaatttactatttatacataattaaaataatattttatatgtatatatataatagatgtgAAACCCCTTTGACTATTACGTGTGTCTATTTCTACGAATTTCAAACCTCCTTATTAAAATCTTGACTCCGCCACTATCCGAAGAGGTAGGCAAATAATTGACCCACCNNNNNNNNNNNNNNNNNNNNNNNNNNNNNNNNNNNNNNNNNNNNNNNNNNNNNNNNNNNNNNNNNNNNNNNNNNNNNNNNNNNNNNNNNNNNNNNNNNNNNNNNNNNNNNNNNNNNNNNNNNNNNNNNNNNNNNNNNNNNNNNNNNNNNNNNNNNNNNNNNNNNNNNNNNNNNNNNNNNNNNNNNNNNNNNNNNNNNNNNNNNNNNNNNNNNNNNNNNNNNNNNNNNNNNNNNNNNNNNNNNNNNNNNNNNNNNNNNNNNNNNNNNNNNNNNNNNNNNNNNNNNNNNNNNNNNNNNNNNNNNNNNNNNNNNNNNNNNNNNNNNNNNNNNNNNNNNNNNNNNNNNNNNNNNNNNNNNNNNNNNNNNNNNNNNNNNNNNNNNNNNNNNNNNNNNNNNNNNNNNNNNNNNNNNNNNNNNNNNNNNNNNNNNNNNNNNNNNNNNNNNNNNNNNNNNNNNNNNNNNNNNNNNNNNNNNNNNNNNNNNNNNNNNNNNNNNNNNNNNNNNNNNNNNNNNNNNNNNNNNNNNNNNNNNNNNNNNNNNNNNNNNNNNNNNNNNNNNNNNNNNNNNNNNNNNNNNNNNNNNNNNNNNNNNNNNNNNNNNNNNNNNNNNNNNNNNNNNNNNNNNNNNNNNNNNNNNNNNNNNNNNNNNCCACCCACCCCCTTCCCCTACCCCTACTCTTGAAGATAAGTAAACATCTAGTTCTAGAATCAAAGTTCACCAATcaatcaaccaaaaaaaatggCAAAAAAGCTTCATCCTCATGCGTTGGTAATTCCAT
The nucleotide sequence above comes from Solanum pennellii chromosome 9, SPENNV200. Encoded proteins:
- the LOC107031229 gene encoding RNA polymerase sigma factor sigF, chloroplastic isoform X3, with product MLCKCSYFIGLVHHIRKMKFPPYYLKGKGPLSPNKEPLHSKGDKLMNFEPHSVVALARKALLASKEAALLAEDSKLLDDSHFPNFLSTNLVDDKLKEQRTVRSTRFIERQSRKRGAPKPIQEVQETNNRSGRPDVRRKVNESIDLNDPLRMFLWGPETKQLLTAKEESELIVKIQISMKLQEVKHQLQIQFAREPTSLEWAEAAGITSRELKSQLLSGKSSREKLINANLRMVVHIAKQYQGRGLNLQDLLQEGSMGLMKSVEKFKPQAGCRFPTYAYWWIRQSVRKAIFQHSRTIRLPENVYALLSKVKDAKRECIQQGNRHPTKEDIASCAGMSVERLQNLLSNVRTPLSMQQSVWSDQDTTFQEITADNAIEAPELSVSKQLMRRHIRGLLNVLSPKERKIIRLRFGIGDGKPKSLSEIGTVFGLSKERVRQLETRALYKLKQNLNKHGLDAYSDLLF
- the LOC107031229 gene encoding RNA polymerase sigma factor sigF, chloroplastic isoform X2, which produces MLHEHAAPVLSSVPHTYLGRYVPASAIGPEQQFENRLQLHLVKEEKTSLATIDRRLVEAASSELEENDAVDSEQNINALQVQLLHWPGPSYSFPPYYLKGKGPLSPNKEPLHSKGDKLMNFEPHSVVALARKALLASKEAALLAEDSKLLDDSHFPNFLSTNLVDDKLKEQRTVRSTRFIERQSRKRGAPKPIQEVQETNNRSGRPDVRRKVNESIDLNDPLRMFLWGPETKQLLTAKEESELIVKIQISMKLQEVKHQLQIQFAREPTSLEWAEAAGITSRELKSQLLSGKSSREKLINANLRMVVHIAKQYQGRGLNLQDLLQEGSMGLMKSVEKFKPQAGCRFPTYAYWWIRQSVRKAIFQHSRTIRLPENVYALLSKVKDAKRECIQQGNRHPTKEDIASCAGMSVERLQNLLSNVRTPLSMQQSVWSDQDTTFQEITADNAIEAPELSVSKQLMRRHIRGLLNVLSPKERKIIRLRFGIGDGKPKSLSEIGTVFGLSKERVRQLETRALYKLKQNLNKHGLDAYSDLLF
- the LOC107031229 gene encoding RNA polymerase sigma factor sigF, chloroplastic isoform X1; this translates as MEAAGRNLLSSPPTFSQKTQLRNCSSSVLMLHEHAAPVLSSVPHTYLGRYVPASAIGPEQQFENRLQLHLVKEEKTSLATIDRRLVEAASSELEENDAVDSEQNINALQVQLLHWPGPSYSFPPYYLKGKGPLSPNKEPLHSKGDKLMNFEPHSVVALARKALLASKEAALLAEDSKLLDDSHFPNFLSTNLVDDKLKEQRTVRSTRFIERQSRKRGAPKPIQEVQETNNRSGRPDVRRKVNESIDLNDPLRMFLWGPETKQLLTAKEESELIVKIQISMKLQEVKHQLQIQFAREPTSLEWAEAAGITSRELKSQLLSGKSSREKLINANLRMVVHIAKQYQGRGLNLQDLLQEGSMGLMKSVEKFKPQAGCRFPTYAYWWIRQSVRKAIFQHSRTIRLPENVYALLSKVKDAKRECIQQGNRHPTKEDIASCAGMSVERLQNLLSNVRTPLSMQQSVWSDQDTTFQEITADNAIEAPELSVSKQLMRRHIRGLLNVLSPKERKIIRLRFGIGDGKPKSLSEIGTVFGLSKERVRQLETRALYKLKQNLNKHGLDAYSDLLF